A window of the Vigna angularis cultivar LongXiaoDou No.4 chromosome 3, ASM1680809v1, whole genome shotgun sequence genome harbors these coding sequences:
- the LOC108326137 gene encoding E3 ubiquitin ligase BIG BROTHER-related — protein MENDTAAAAANNNTATAKVGSGGVKSNNHNLEEEHSNLNGEEHMAEQVEAEEEEDREADVGEGEPTGSAPNPRQPTRTPFTNLSQVDADLALARTLQEQERAYMMLRMNNDGSDYGSWEGEGYLHDDGDDFDDLHDGTDVDEDDDDDDEDDDEDDDNEEYEDEDAFDVHANAGEHDNPSIEFDPDVFSSDEAYARALQEAEEREMAARLLAFAGINDREAEDVEEHGANSQDAWEDVDPDELSYEELLALGEVVGTESRGLSTDTIAGLPSLNYKIGSDQHGSNDSCVICRVDFEDGESLTHLSCKHLYHPECINNWLKINKVCPVCSTEVSASGSNL, from the exons ATGGAGAACGAcaccgccgccgccgccgctaACAATAACACCGCCACTGCGAAAGTAGGTTCCGGAGGAGTGAAATCGAACAATCATAACCTAGAGGAAGAGCATTCCAATTTGAATGGCGAGGAGCACATGGCAGAGCAAGTGGAGgcggaagaggaagaagatcgAGAAGCCGATGTAGGTGAAGGAGAACCAACTGGATCTGCGCCCAACCCTCGCCAACCTACGCGAACCCCGTTCACTAATCTCAGCCAGGTCGATGCTGACCTTGCTCTTGCTCGAACCCTCCAGGAACAG GAAAGGGCATATATGATGCTGAGAATGAATAATGATGGAAGTGATTATGGTAGTTGGGAAGGTGAAGGCTATTTGCATGATGATGGAGATGATTTTGATGATCTACACGATGGTACTGACGTGGATGaggatgatgacgatgatgacGAGGATGACGAcgaagatgatgataatgaggagtatgaagatgaagatgcaTTTGATGTCCATGCTAATGCTGGAGAACATGATAATCCCAGCATTGAATTTGACCCAGATGTTTTTTCAAGCGATGAAGCATATGCTAGAGCATTACAGGAAGCTGAAGAGAGGGAGATGGCAGCTAGATTGTTGGCTTTTGCTGGGATAAATGATC GGGAGGCAGAGGACGTAGAGGAACATGGTGCTAATTCTCAG gATGCTTGGGAGGACGTTGACCCAGATGAACTTTCATACGAG GAATTACTGGCATTGGGTGAAGTAGTTGGAACTGAGAGCAGAGGTCTTTCAACCGATACTATTGCCGGTTTGCCTTCACTCAACTACAAGATTGGGAGTGATCAGCATGGAAGCAATGATTC GTGCGTCATTTGCCGGGTGGACTTTGAGGATGGTGAGTCTTTAACACATCTTTCCTGCAAACATCTGTACCATCCTGAGTGTATCAACAATTGGTTGAAAATAAACAAG GTTTGCCCAGTCTGTAGTACCGAGGTATCTGCTTCTGGGAGCAACTTGTAG
- the LOC108324354 gene encoding pentatricopeptide repeat-containing protein At5g08305 → MFGVSWSCKITNLNQNLLSLIEKCKSMLELKQLHAVVISFGLSQDDPFISKILCFSALSNSGDINYSYRVFSQLSSPTIFNWNTIIRGYSNSKIPVNSLSIFLKMLRLGVAPDYFTYPFLVKASARLLNQEIGVSVHAHIIQSGHESDRFIQNSLIHMYASCGNIMWAQKVFDSIQGKNLVSWNSMLDGYANCGEMVTAQKVFDSMLEKDVRSWSSLINGYVKAGEYSEAMSIFEKMRAAGPKANEVTMVSVSCACAHLGALEKGKMIHKHIVDCDLPLTLVLQTSLVDMYAKCGAIEEALLVFRRVSKSQTDVLIWNAMIGGLATHGLVEESLKLFKEMQTVGIQPDEVTYLCLLAACAHGGLVKEAWHFFENLNKCGMTPTIEHYACMVDVLARANQLTTAYQFICRMPIEPTAAMLGALLSGCINHRNLALAETVGKKLIELEPNHDGRYIGLSNVYAVDKRWDDARSMREAMDRRGVKKSPGFSFVEISGVLHKFIAHDKAHPDSEETYCMLNFVVRQMKFSWYKDKEKSLKDTSMGDDLLTWLSF, encoded by the coding sequence ATGTTTGGTGTGTCATGGTCatgtaaaattacaaatttaaaccAAAATCTACTTAGCCTCATTGAAAAATGCAAATCAATGCTTGAACTGAAGCAACTTCATGCTGTTGTGATCTCCTTCGGCTTATCCCAAGATGACCCATTTATATCCAAAATTCTTTGTTTTTCTGCTCTATCCAATTCAGGCGACATTAACTATTCCTACAGGGTTTTTTCTCAGCTTTCAAGTCCAACAATTTTTAACTGGAATACAATCATAAGAGGCTACTCAAATAGCAAAATTCCAGTTAATTCCCTGTCTATTTTTCTAAAGATGCTGCGACTTGGGGTTGCACCGGACTACTTTACATACCCATTTCTTGTGAAGGCATCAGCCCGCCTTTTAAACCAGGAAATTGGAGTATCTGTGCATGCTCATATTATTCAAAGTGGGCATGAGTCTGACAGATTTATTCAGAATTCTTTGATTCACATGTATGCTTCTTGCGGGAATATTATGTGGGCTCAAAAGGTATTTGACAGCATACAGGGAAAAAATTTGGTTTCATGGAATTCCATGTTGGATGGTTATGCTAATTGTGGAGAAATGGTTACGGCTCAGAAAGTTTTTGACTCTATGTTAGAGAAGGATGTTCGGTCATGGAGCTCTTTGATCAACGGTTATGTTAAGGCTGGGGAATATAGTGAAGCTATGTCTATCTTTGAAAAGATGCGGGCTGCTGGACCCAAAGCCAATGAAGTTACCATGGTGAGTGTATCATGTGCTTGTGCACACCTGGGTGCTTTAGAGAAGGGAAAAATGATACATAAGCACATAGTGGACTGTGATTTGCCACTGACATTGGTCTTGCAGACTTCTCTTGTGGACATGTACGCCAAATGTGGGGCAATAGAGGAGGCTTTGCTTGTATTCCGCAGGGTCTCTAAGAGTCAAACTGATGTGTTGATTTGGAATGCAATGATTGGAGGTCTTGCGACACATGGGTTAGTAGAAGAATCCCTTAAATTGTTTAAGGAAATGCAAACGGTTGGTATTCAGCCTGATGAGGTCACGTACTTGTGCTTGTTGGCTGCTTGTGCCCATGGAGGTTTAGTTAAGGAAGCATGGCACTTCTTTGAGAATCTTAATAAATGTGGCATGACGCCTACAATCGAGCACTATGCTTGCATGGTAGATGTGTTGGCACGTGCAAATCAGTTAACCACGGCATACCAATTTATTTGTCGAATGCCCATAGAGCCAACAGCTGCCATGTTAGGTGCCCTGCTTAGTGGGTGTATCAACCATAGAAATTTAGCTCTTGCAGAAACGGTCGGCAAGAAGCTTATTGAGCTAGAACCAAATCATGATGGTAGATATATTGGTTTATCTAATGTTTACGCTGTGGACAAACGCTGGGATGATGCAAGAAGCATGAGAGAAGCTATGGATAGAAGAGGGGTGAAAAAATCACCCGGGTTTAGTTTTGTTGAAATATCTGGAGTCCTTCACAAATTCATTGCTCACGATAAAGCGCATCCTGATTCAGAGGAAACTTATTGTATGCTAAATTTTGTTGTCCGTCAAATGAAATTTAGTTGGTACAAAGACAAGGAAAAGTCGCTGAAGGATACATCAATGGGAGATGACTTGTTGACTTGGTTATCTTTTTAG
- the LOC108324355 gene encoding WAT1-related protein At3g30340: protein MFVPLFWETVEFLYILEKTAVITPFFKNFTNNKVQQINFMMLTHCHELFKPVSIMILVNLALAFVNLLMKKVLNEGTDYMSIITYRQAISFIFMAPIAFIYERKHKVEVRIIFLLFLSALLGVTVPQNLFLLGLEYTSATFSCAFLNMVPVFTFIMAVPFGIEKVNVQSKGGKAKVMGTFVCIGGALLLVLYKGMPLIKPQSQYIADKVTSVPSTAKLETWIIGSIILTVSCLLWSSWFIIQAKISKKYPCQYSCTAILSLFAAIQSAILTLIIKRNNASWILKGKLEIISIIYAGLVGSGLCYVAMSWCVKQSGPVFTAAFTPLIQIFVAILDFSVLKEEIYLGSVAGSALVIAGMYILLWGKSKEQGQDVQKDTQTNQDVERQ, encoded by the exons ATGTTTGTTCCCCTGTTCTGGGAGACTGTTGAATTCCTCTATATATTGGAGAAAACAGCCGTCATCACACCATTCTTCAAAAACTTTACAAACAACAAAGTACAACAAATAAATTTCATGATGTTGACGCATTGCCATGAACTGTTCAAGCCAGTCTCCATCATGATTCTAGTTAACTTGGCTTTGGCTTTTGTCAATTTGCTTATGAAGAAGGTTCTTAATGAAGGAACGGATTACATGTCCATTATAACTTATCGACAGGCAATTTCGTTTATCTTCATGGCACCTATTGCCTTCATCTATGAAAG GAAACACAAAGTGGAAGTTCGCATAATATTTCTCCTTTTCCTCAGTGCCCTACTCGG AGTAACAGTTCCACAAAACCTATTCCTTCTCGGACTTGAATATACTTCAGCTACGTTCTCGTGTGCGTTCCTCAACATGGTGCCTGTATTTACGTTCATTATGGCAGTGCCATTTGG GATAGAGAAGGTGAATGTGCAAAGCAAGGGAGGCAAAGCTAAAGTCATGGGAACTTTTGTGTGCATTGGTGGAGCCTTGTTGTTGGTCCTTTATAAAGGAATGCCCCTTATCAAGCCACAATCTCAATACATAGCTGACAAAGTTACAAGTGTACCTTCAACTGCCAAGTTAGAGACGTGGATTATAGGTTCCATAATTCTGACTGTAAGCTGCCTCCTGTGGTCTTCATGGTTCATCATACAAGCAAAGATTAGCAAAAAATATCCATGTCAATACTCTTGCACAGCTATTTTGTCACTCTTCGCTGCCATTCAATCAGCAATATTAACTCTGATCATCAAGAGAAATAATGCTTCGTGGATTCTTAAAGGAAAGCTAGAAATAATAAGTATTATATATGCT GGATTGGTAGGGTCGGGCTTGTGCTATGTGGCAATGTCATGGTGTGTCAAACAAAGTGGTCCAGTTTTCACCGCCGCTTTTACCCCCCTTATACAGATATTTGTGGCCATCCTTGATTTCTCTGTACTAAAGGAGGAAATTTATCTGGGAAG TGTTGCAGGATCTGCGTTGGTCATTGCTGGTATGTATATTCTTCTGTGGGGAAAAAGCAAAGAGCAAGGACAAGATGTTCAGAAGGATACGCAAACAAATCAAGATGTAGAACGTCAATAG
- the LOC108324063 gene encoding CAX-interacting protein 4 yields MPATAGRVRMPANNRVHSSAALQTHGIWQSAIGYDPYAPNKEDKKDSSQNLPNAEPDAENAYASFQGLLQLAKITNADVDVSRGACKKCGRVGHLKFQCKNYLKIKDDNEEKDPDAMQPVGLVGLDKKLKAEKLDRRSNVESLEEEDSDSSDSEIDSEIERIIAERSGKKISGKRSSSNKKGNSDDDGSDKDSDQRRKRGRSKKRSSKRKVSDSDDSDEERRRRRRKRRREHRRKREKSSDEDDEHRRRQRKSRKEKRRRRSHLSDSDSSEDSIVRHKRKNKRASSSSETDSSGHNDSRKGRHVNKSEKRRSRHHGVMNDRCGIQFYDP; encoded by the coding sequence ATGCCGGCTACAGCAGGAAGGGTTCGCATGCCAGCGAACAATAGGGTTCACAGCAGTGCAGCTCTTCAAACCCATGGCATATGGCAAAGTGCCATTGGTTATGACCCTTATGCACCCAACAAGGAAGACAAGAAGGACTCTTCACAAAATCTGCCTAATGCAGAACCTGATGCTGAGAATGCATATGCTAGTTTTCAAGGTCTTCTACAGCTTGCTAAGATAACAAATGCTGATGTGGATGTATCTCGTGGGGCCTGCAAGAAATGTGGCCGTGTTGGACACCTTAAGTTTCAGTGCAAGAACTATCTGAAAATCAAGGATGACAATGAAGAGAAGGATCCTGATGCAATGCAGCCTGTGGGGTTGGTTGGACTGGATAAAAAGTTGAAGGCTGAGAAACTGGATAGGAGAAGTAATGTTGAGAGCTTAGAAGAGGAGGACAGTGATAGTTCAGATTCTGAGATTGATTCGGAGATTGAGAGAATTATTGCTGAAAGGTCTGGGAAGAAAATTAGTGGGAAGAGAAGTTCTTCCAATAAGAAGGGGAATTCAGATGATGATGGATCAGACAAAGATTCTGACCAGAGGAGAAAGAGAGGTAGGTCAAAGAAGAGGAGTTCTAAGAGAAAAGTTAGTGATTCAGATGATTCAGATGAAGAgaggaggagaaggaggaggaagagaagaagggAACACAGGAGGAAGAGGGAGAAGTCTtcagatgaagatgatgagcaTAGACGCAGGCAAAGGAAGAgtaggaaagagaaaagaagaaggagaagccaTCTATCAGATTCTGATTCATCTGAAGATTCCATTGTAAGGCACAAGCGAAAGAACAAAAGAGCCTCATCATCTTCTGAaactgattcaagtggtcatAATGATTCGAGGAAGGGTAGGCATGTCAACAAATCAGAAAAGAGAAGGAGCCGTCACCATGGGGTGATGAATGATCGTTGTGGAATTCAATTTTATGACCCTTGA